A genomic segment from Lignipirellula cremea encodes:
- a CDS encoding DUF58 domain-containing protein yields the protein MADFFDPRVLGRIKGYELRSMRLVESFMSGMHKSRLLGISTEFAQHRAYVQGDDPKHLDWKVFAKTDRYYVKQYEAETNMQVLFVLDASRSMFFQSDDAAMTKFEYAGVAVSALAYLLMQQKDSFGLLLFDEHARTILPARGSHTHFRNLVDMLENASPGDSTDLADACFTLAPQIKRRSLVVIVSDFLTPPERLSLGIGQLTFGGHDVVLFHVEDPQERDFAYSGQTIFVGPENEGRLRCDPRDLQRAYLAAREKHREELRSIGLRLGCDLESMPTDARLDEVLSKFLAYRQSRRTRR from the coding sequence ATGGCCGATTTCTTCGACCCGCGCGTGCTGGGACGCATCAAAGGGTACGAACTGCGCTCGATGCGGCTGGTCGAAAGCTTCATGTCGGGCATGCACAAAAGCCGGTTGCTGGGCATCAGCACTGAATTCGCCCAGCACCGCGCCTATGTACAGGGCGACGACCCCAAGCACCTGGACTGGAAGGTCTTCGCCAAAACGGATCGTTACTACGTCAAACAGTACGAAGCCGAAACCAACATGCAGGTGCTGTTCGTCCTCGACGCCAGCCGCTCGATGTTTTTCCAAAGCGACGACGCAGCCATGACGAAGTTTGAGTACGCCGGCGTCGCCGTCAGCGCGCTCGCTTACTTGTTGATGCAGCAGAAAGACTCCTTCGGCCTGCTGTTGTTCGATGAGCACGCCCGCACGATCCTCCCGGCCCGCGGTTCGCATACGCACTTTCGCAACCTGGTCGACATGCTGGAGAATGCGTCACCCGGCGATTCGACCGACCTGGCCGACGCCTGCTTTACCCTGGCGCCGCAGATCAAACGCCGCAGCCTGGTCGTGATTGTCAGCGACTTTCTGACGCCGCCGGAACGCCTGTCGCTGGGGATCGGCCAGCTAACGTTTGGCGGCCACGACGTGGTGCTGTTCCATGTCGAGGATCCGCAGGAACGCGACTTTGCCTACTCCGGGCAAACGATTTTTGTCGGTCCCGAAAATGAAGGCCGCCTGCGTTGCGACCCAAGAGATCTGCAGCGGGCGTACCTTGCCGCGCGGGAGAAGCATCGCGAAGAGCTGCGTTCCATCGGCTTGCGGCTGGGCTGCGACCTGGAATCCATGCCGACCGACGCCCGGCTGGATGAAGTGCTGAGCAAGTTTCTGGCGTATCGCCAGTCCCGGAGAACCCGCCGATGA
- a CDS encoding AAA family ATPase, producing the protein MNDHDSGFVLPPDEPWSDAELEKIGHLKEAHDKISGQIRKAVVGQDKVVNLTLISLFSRGHCLLKGVPGLGKTLLVQSIASSLSLKFRRVQFTPDLMPSDITGAEVIQEDKTTGERQFRFIEGPIFTNMLLADEINRTPPKTQAALLEAMQEKQVTVGGERRQLAEPFFVMATQNPVEQEGTYPLPEAQMDRFMFQINVGYPTIDEERLILAMTTASYKPDIQPVLEQQEIVALQNLVRRVKAPEPVIDFILRLVRATRASEPESPDFIKRWINWGASPRACQNLVVGGKAAAILDGRNEVTMEDVIQVAHAVLGHRILPNFAAEAERITTDQIVDDLLKAVA; encoded by the coding sequence ATGAACGACCACGACAGCGGCTTTGTTTTGCCTCCCGATGAACCCTGGAGCGACGCCGAGCTGGAAAAAATCGGCCACCTGAAAGAGGCTCACGACAAGATCAGCGGCCAGATCCGCAAGGCGGTCGTCGGCCAGGACAAGGTCGTCAATTTAACGCTCATCAGCCTGTTCAGCCGCGGCCATTGCCTGCTCAAAGGGGTCCCCGGCCTGGGAAAGACGCTGCTCGTCCAGTCGATCGCTTCCAGCCTGTCGCTCAAGTTCCGCCGGGTGCAGTTTACGCCCGACCTGATGCCGTCGGACATCACCGGCGCCGAGGTGATCCAGGAAGATAAAACGACAGGAGAGCGGCAGTTCCGCTTTATCGAAGGGCCCATCTTCACCAACATGCTGTTGGCCGACGAAATCAATCGCACGCCGCCCAAAACGCAGGCGGCCTTGCTGGAAGCGATGCAAGAGAAACAGGTCACCGTCGGTGGAGAGCGCCGCCAGCTGGCCGAGCCGTTCTTTGTCATGGCGACGCAGAACCCGGTGGAACAGGAAGGCACCTACCCGCTGCCCGAAGCGCAGATGGACCGCTTCATGTTCCAGATCAACGTCGGCTATCCGACGATCGATGAAGAGCGGCTGATCCTGGCGATGACCACCGCCAGCTACAAGCCCGACATCCAGCCGGTGCTGGAGCAGCAGGAGATTGTCGCCCTGCAGAACCTGGTCCGTCGGGTCAAGGCGCCGGAACCGGTGATTGACTTCATCCTGCGACTGGTCCGCGCCACCCGGGCGAGCGAACCGGAGTCGCCCGACTTTATCAAGCGCTGGATCAACTGGGGGGCCAGTCCTCGCGCCTGCCAGAACCTGGTGGTCGGCGGCAAGGCGGCCGCCATCCTGGATGGACGGAACGAAGTCACGATGGAAGATGTCATCCAGGTGGCGCACGCGGTTCTAGGGCATCGCATTCTGCCCAACTTCGCCGCCGAAGCAGAGCGGATTACGACCGACCAGATCGTCGACGACCTTTTGAAAGCGGTGGCGTAA